The Anabaena sp. WA102 genome contains a region encoding:
- a CDS encoding DEAD/DEAH box helicase encodes MSFSNLGLSPEIVRAVTERGYDKPTPIQTQAIPVVLSGGDIMAGAQTGTGKTASFTLPLLHRLSANKGISSNSHGFPPIRALILTPTRELAAQVQESVRDYGKYLNLNSMVMFGGVSIGPQKQKLRTRVDILVSTPGRLLDHVQQGTVNLSRVEVLVLDEADRMLDMGFINDIRRILSLLPKQRQNLLFFATFSDKVKTLAVGLLNNPTMIEVARRNVTAATVSQKVYHVDRDRKRQLLSHLIRENKWYQVLVFSRTKHGADRLVKQLGEDRIQALAIHGNKSQGARTHALAKFKDGTLQVLVATDIAARGLDISELPHVINYDLPNVPEDYVHRIGRTGRAGAEGQAISLVCVDEHHLLADIEKLIEQRLPKEVVDGFGVNPEIKAEPIPNGRKAPSGGGGNQRTRRSAPKSASSKSPRQPSSRTAAGDKKPGSSSPTPRRSGKRR; translated from the coding sequence ATGTCTTTTTCTAATCTCGGCTTGTCCCCAGAAATTGTCCGTGCTGTCACTGAGCGGGGATATGATAAACCTACACCAATCCAGACACAGGCTATTCCTGTGGTGTTGTCTGGTGGTGATATTATGGCTGGAGCGCAAACGGGTACTGGTAAAACTGCCAGTTTCACTCTGCCATTGTTACATCGTTTGTCTGCAAATAAGGGCATTTCTAGTAATTCTCATGGATTTCCGCCAATTCGCGCCTTAATTCTGACTCCTACTCGTGAACTCGCTGCACAGGTGCAAGAAAGTGTCCGTGATTATGGTAAATATTTGAATTTGAATTCAATGGTGATGTTTGGGGGAGTGAGTATTGGTCCCCAAAAACAGAAATTGAGAACCCGTGTAGATATTTTGGTTTCAACTCCAGGACGATTGTTAGATCATGTGCAACAAGGGACTGTGAATTTGTCCCGTGTGGAAGTGTTGGTACTGGATGAAGCAGACCGAATGCTGGACATGGGGTTTATTAATGATATCCGGCGTATTCTTTCACTTTTGCCTAAACAGCGGCAGAATCTGCTATTTTTTGCAACTTTCTCTGATAAAGTTAAAACTCTTGCGGTTGGGTTACTAAATAACCCGACTATGATTGAAGTCGCACGCCGAAATGTGACTGCGGCAACGGTATCACAAAAAGTTTATCATGTAGACCGCGATCGCAAACGCCAATTACTTTCTCATCTAATTCGAGAAAACAAATGGTATCAAGTATTAGTATTTAGCCGCACCAAGCATGGTGCTGACCGGTTGGTGAAGCAGTTGGGTGAAGATCGCATTCAAGCGCTCGCTATTCACGGTAATAAGAGCCAGGGAGCGCGAACTCATGCTTTAGCCAAGTTTAAAGATGGGACTTTGCAGGTATTGGTAGCAACGGATATTGCTGCGCGTGGTCTTGATATTAGCGAACTACCTCACGTTATTAATTACGATTTACCCAATGTCCCAGAGGATTATGTGCATCGCATTGGTCGGACTGGACGCGCTGGTGCGGAAGGTCAAGCGATTTCCCTTGTATGTGTTGATGAACATCATTTGTTAGCGGATATTGAGAAACTCATTGAGCAGCGTTTACCGAAAGAAGTGGTAGATGGTTTTGGAGTCAACCCAGAAATTAAAGCTGAACCAATTCCCAATGGACGCAAAGCTCCTTCTGGTGGTGGTGGAAATCAGCGGACTCGTCGTTCTGCTCCTAAATCTGCTTCTTCAAAATCACCTAGACAGCCTTCTTCACGCACAGCCGCAGGGGATAAAAAGCCTGGTTCTAGTTCTCCTACACCACGTCGTTCTGGTAAACGTAGGTAA
- a CDS encoding exonuclease domain-containing protein: MDFVILDTEGNPNLTELAIVNSQGVVIYEGFCDGNSHGFQNVLNLKSLKTLLTDFLTIVEDKKIICHYAEHDIDILKHSFRQVGLPWHNLEFDCTWILAKDCFPNLESYSLEYLSKYLNLRANNQYFLPNMAHTASYDATFTYHLYRKIMLEHLKKQPNPFTSSRVDTPFQHHPDYADTYHREFQILQTSLNNIKLDPNHQSKGVVVIGEPGTGKTHLMMRLANERLSSNRLLFVRQPNNAQSVLYHIYSRILESLVEKAGNLPQLYSLIINTFRKIVSLNDRDVTQKDIDILKALYDLEDNSISALSKENTQRKREYWQYIEKTINEWWMSNYAPGSFALSIIKGMVKYCSYTDYKYRNISTRWLAGNVLTDEESETVGLPNWGEEISKEAFSLEAISVLGKLSILDEPLIIIFDQLEGLGLPHNQEILLNFGEGIKEIFTHVPNSLIILNLFPDRWEKFQTIFDQSIIGRVAQYQVSLRQPTEAEVKSILKVKIQTVDITLEQLFLPEDLDDILGKKPIRAALNRAAKYYDHRVNGISLPDERKPIRELDGNEKIEQQLKFLQQQQQTSMEVLSQLIQAIQSPNAVDLSNLQNKLATYLSGETTIPVNPLIEYLNEHRIELEQKYHNPSIISDGDDVGKLKNIAEALTHIQSFKLSQYRLGKKVLPEHIVIEKGNQYHVIAFLEISGTPFTSRISNFNELVINNSQSQFYLIRDERQPGITAKVGKERIKQLENSANGNFMLFNKEDRILFDLIYDLIISIHNKDLDIDLESALTFVTTHQEWYHWIFTKFGFTLPKQ, from the coding sequence ATGGACTTTGTTATTTTAGATACTGAAGGCAACCCAAATTTAACTGAATTAGCTATTGTTAATAGTCAAGGTGTGGTAATTTATGAAGGTTTTTGTGATGGTAATTCTCATGGTTTTCAAAATGTTTTAAATCTCAAAAGTCTCAAAACCTTATTAACAGACTTTTTGACTATTGTTGAAGATAAAAAAATTATCTGTCACTATGCAGAACATGATATTGATATCCTCAAGCATAGTTTTCGACAAGTTGGTTTACCTTGGCATAATTTAGAATTTGATTGTACTTGGATTTTAGCTAAAGACTGTTTTCCAAATTTAGAAAGTTATTCTTTAGAGTATCTGAGTAAATACTTGAATCTGCGAGCTAATAATCAATATTTTCTGCCGAATATGGCACATACCGCTAGTTATGATGCCACATTTACTTATCATCTTTATAGAAAAATTATGTTAGAACATCTCAAAAAACAACCTAATCCATTTACTAGCAGTCGAGTTGACACTCCTTTTCAACATCATCCAGATTATGCTGATACTTATCATCGAGAATTTCAGATTTTACAAACTTCTTTAAATAACATCAAATTAGATCCTAATCATCAGAGTAAAGGTGTTGTTGTTATTGGAGAACCAGGTACTGGTAAAACTCATTTAATGATGCGACTGGCTAATGAGAGATTATCAAGTAATAGATTACTGTTTGTTCGGCAGCCTAATAATGCTCAATCTGTACTTTATCATATTTATAGTAGAATTTTAGAATCTCTAGTTGAGAAAGCCGGAAATTTACCTCAATTATACTCTTTAATTATTAACACTTTTCGGAAAATAGTTAGTCTTAATGATAGAGATGTTACACAAAAAGATATAGATATTTTAAAAGCCTTATATGATTTAGAAGATAATAGTATTAGTGCTTTAAGTAAAGAAAATACACAACGAAAACGAGAATATTGGCAATATATAGAAAAGACTATTAATGAATGGTGGATGAGTAATTATGCTCCGGGTAGTTTTGCTTTATCTATCATTAAAGGCATGGTTAAATATTGCAGTTATACAGATTATAAATATAGAAATATTAGCACTCGTTGGTTAGCCGGAAATGTTTTAACTGACGAAGAATCTGAAACCGTTGGTTTACCAAATTGGGGAGAAGAAATTAGTAAGGAAGCTTTTTCGTTAGAAGCTATTTCCGTTTTAGGTAAATTATCTATTTTGGATGAACCTTTAATTATTATTTTTGATCAATTAGAAGGTTTAGGACTTCCACACAATCAAGAAATTTTGTTAAATTTTGGGGAAGGTATCAAAGAAATTTTCACTCATGTTCCCAATAGTTTAATTATTTTGAATTTATTTCCTGATAGGTGGGAAAAATTTCAAACAATATTTGATCAATCTATTATTGGGAGAGTAGCTCAATATCAGGTTTCTTTACGTCAACCAACAGAAGCGGAAGTTAAATCTATTCTCAAAGTGAAAATACAAACTGTAGATATTACCTTAGAACAGTTATTTTTACCTGAAGATTTAGATGATATTTTAGGGAAGAAACCTATTCGGGCAGCTTTAAATCGGGCGGCTAAATACTATGATCATAGAGTTAATGGAATTTCTTTACCAGACGAAAGAAAACCAATTCGGGAATTAGATGGTAATGAAAAAATAGAACAGCAATTAAAATTTTTACAGCAACAGCAACAAACATCAATGGAAGTTTTAAGTCAACTAATTCAAGCGATACAATCACCTAATGCTGTTGATTTAAGCAACTTACAGAATAAATTAGCAACTTATTTATCTGGTGAAACTACAATTCCCGTAAATCCTCTAATTGAATATCTGAATGAACATAGAATTGAGTTAGAACAAAAATATCATAATCCATCTATTATTAGTGATGGTGATGATGTTGGTAAATTGAAAAATATTGCTGAAGCTTTAACTCATATCCAGTCATTTAAATTAAGCCAATATCGTTTAGGTAAGAAGGTATTACCAGAACATATTGTTATTGAAAAGGGAAATCAGTATCATGTAATTGCTTTTTTAGAAATTAGTGGTACTCCCTTTACGAGTCGGATTAGTAATTTCAATGAATTAGTTATTAATAATTCCCAAAGCCAATTTTATTTAATCAGAGATGAACGTCAACCAGGTATTACTGCTAAAGTTGGTAAGGAACGAATTAAACAACTAGAAAATAGTGCTAATGGGAATTTTATGTTGTTTAATAAAGAAGATAGGATTCTCTTTGATTTGATTTATGATCTGATTATTAGTATTCATAACAAAGATTTAGATATAGATTTGGAATCAGCTTTAACTTTCGTTACCACTCATCAAGAATGGTATCACTGGATTTTTACAAAGTTTGGTTTTACGCTACCCAAACAATAA
- a CDS encoding acetate kinase has protein sequence MKILILNAGSSSQKSCLYDMTSPIPNLAPQPLWEGKINWTENQNQAEITVKTATGAKLQATLADDSRQVQFTHLLSTLTNGETKVIDDLAAIDVVGHRVVHGGQDYQEAVIITEKIKQAIAHLCNLAPAHNPAALAGIETIENSLGNIPQVAVFDTGFHRTLPDAAAIYPIPYHLVEQGIRRYGFHGISHQYCANRAAEILGQDLQSLRIITCHLGNGCSLAAIKNGCSIDTTMGFTPLDGLMMGSRSGSIDPGILIYLLQQYNYSSHELDNVLNKASGLKGISGISSDLREVIAAKDQGNQRAQLAWDIYVHSLRAGIGAMLASLAGLDVLVFTAGVGENSPAIRQAACEAWGFLGLKIDLAKNQQQPIDIDIATSDSTVRILVIETQEDWSIAQQCWKLLQQ, from the coding sequence ATGAAAATACTCATCCTCAATGCCGGTTCTAGCAGCCAAAAGAGTTGTCTGTACGACATGACCTCCCCGATTCCTAATTTAGCCCCCCAACCTCTTTGGGAAGGAAAAATAAATTGGACTGAAAACCAAAATCAGGCAGAAATTACAGTTAAAACCGCTACAGGTGCAAAACTGCAAGCAACTCTGGCTGATGATTCCCGACAGGTGCAATTTACTCATTTGTTATCTACGCTTACAAATGGCGAAACCAAGGTAATTGATGATTTAGCAGCCATAGATGTGGTAGGACATCGAGTAGTACATGGTGGTCAAGATTACCAAGAGGCTGTAATAATTACGGAAAAAATTAAACAGGCGATCGCTCACTTATGTAATCTAGCCCCAGCCCATAATCCAGCCGCTTTAGCTGGTATTGAAACCATTGAAAATAGTCTAGGGAATATCCCCCAAGTAGCAGTTTTTGATACTGGATTTCACCGCACTTTACCCGATGCCGCAGCTATCTATCCCATCCCCTATCATTTAGTTGAACAGGGTATCCGTCGTTATGGCTTTCATGGCATCAGTCACCAGTATTGTGCCAATCGAGCAGCGGAAATTCTTGGTCAAGATTTACAATCTCTGCGAATAATTACCTGTCATTTAGGTAATGGTTGTTCTTTAGCCGCCATCAAAAATGGTTGCAGTATTGACACAACAATGGGATTTACTCCTCTAGATGGTTTAATGATGGGTAGCCGCAGTGGTTCAATAGATCCAGGGATTTTGATTTACTTATTGCAACAGTATAATTACTCTAGTCACGAACTAGATAATGTGTTAAATAAAGCTTCAGGATTAAAAGGTATTTCTGGAATATCTAGTGATTTAAGGGAAGTGATAGCTGCAAAAGACCAAGGTAATCAACGCGCTCAACTAGCTTGGGATATATACGTACATAGCCTCCGGGCTGGTATCGGGGCAATGCTGGCTAGTTTAGCAGGTTTAGATGTTTTAGTCTTTACCGCTGGAGTCGGCGAAAACTCCCCAGCAATCCGTCAAGCTGCTTGTGAAGCTTGGGGATTTTTAGGACTGAAAATTGACTTGGCGAAAAATCAGCAACAACCTATTGATATTGATATTGCCACATCTGATTCCACAGTACGAATCTTAGTCATAGAAACTCAAGAAGATTGGTCAATAGCTCAACAATGTTGGAAATTGCTGCAACAATAA
- the ftsH3 gene encoding ATP-dependent zinc metalloprotease FtsH3 encodes MNNKKWRNTGLYALLFIVVIALGTALFDKQPQSRETWRYSQFIQEVEKGRVERVSLSSDRSTALVTPKYDPNKKIVTLVNDPDLINTLTNKGVDIAVLPQADEGFWFKALSSLFFPVLLLVGLFFLLRRAQGGPGSQAMNFGKSKARVQMEPQTQVTFGDVAGIDQAKLELNEVVDFLKNADRFTAIGAKIPKGVLLVGPPGTGKTLLARAVAGEAGVPFFSISGSEFVEMFVGVGASRVRDLFEQAKTNAPCIVFIDEIDAVGRQRGAGLGGGNDEREQTLNQLLTEMDGFEGNTGIIIIAATNRPDVLDAALLRPGRFDRQVVVDRPDYAGRSEILRVHARGKTLSKDVDLDKIARRTPGFTGADLSNLLNEAAILAARRNLTEISMDEINDAIDRVLAGPEKKDRVMSEKRKTLVAYHEAGHALVGALMPDYDPVQKISIIPRGQAGGLTWFTPSEDRMDTGLYSRAYLENQMAVALGGRLAEEIIFGEEEVTTGASNDLQQVARVAKQMITRFGMSDRLGPVALGRQQGNMFLGRDIMSERDFSEETAAAIDEEVRKLVDTAYIRAKEVLVSNRKVLDEIAQMLIDKETVDAEELQQILGNNDVKMAAFA; translated from the coding sequence GTGAATAATAAAAAATGGCGAAATACGGGGCTGTACGCGCTCCTTTTTATAGTCGTTATTGCACTAGGAACGGCATTGTTTGACAAACAACCTCAAAGCCGAGAAACATGGCGCTACAGCCAATTTATCCAAGAAGTCGAAAAAGGCAGAGTTGAGAGAGTCAGTTTAAGTTCCGACCGGTCTACAGCCTTGGTGACACCTAAATATGACCCTAACAAAAAGATTGTTACCTTAGTTAATGACCCAGATTTAATCAATACTCTGACAAATAAAGGTGTTGATATTGCCGTATTACCTCAAGCAGACGAAGGATTCTGGTTTAAGGCTCTTAGCAGCTTATTCTTCCCTGTATTGCTGTTAGTTGGTTTATTTTTCCTCCTCCGTCGCGCACAAGGTGGACCAGGTAGCCAAGCTATGAACTTTGGTAAATCTAAAGCCAGAGTGCAAATGGAACCCCAAACTCAAGTTACCTTTGGTGACGTTGCGGGTATTGACCAAGCCAAATTAGAATTAAATGAAGTTGTAGACTTTTTAAAGAATGCCGATCGCTTTACCGCTATTGGTGCAAAAATTCCTAAAGGTGTACTTTTAGTCGGTCCTCCTGGTACTGGTAAAACCCTCCTCGCGCGGGCTGTAGCGGGCGAAGCAGGTGTTCCTTTCTTCTCAATTTCTGGTTCTGAATTTGTGGAAATGTTCGTTGGTGTGGGTGCTTCCCGTGTCCGCGATTTATTTGAACAAGCGAAAACCAATGCTCCTTGTATCGTCTTTATTGATGAAATTGACGCAGTAGGTCGTCAACGGGGCGCTGGTTTAGGTGGTGGTAACGACGAACGGGAACAAACCCTCAACCAGTTACTAACGGAAATGGATGGTTTTGAAGGTAACACTGGTATTATTATTATTGCTGCTACCAACCGTCCTGATGTATTAGACGCTGCTTTATTACGTCCAGGTCGTTTTGACCGTCAAGTTGTGGTTGACCGTCCCGACTACGCTGGTAGAAGTGAAATTCTCAGAGTTCATGCCCGTGGTAAAACTTTATCTAAAGATGTAGACTTGGATAAAATTGCCCGCCGGACTCCTGGTTTTACCGGTGCAGATTTATCTAACCTGTTGAATGAAGCCGCAATTTTAGCCGCCCGTCGCAATTTAACTGAAATTTCGATGGATGAAATTAATGATGCAATTGACCGTGTATTAGCTGGACCCGAAAAGAAAGACCGGGTAATGAGCGAAAAGCGCAAAACTTTGGTTGCATACCATGAAGCAGGCCACGCTTTAGTTGGGGCTTTAATGCCTGACTATGACCCTGTGCAAAAGATTAGCATTATTCCTCGTGGTCAAGCCGGTGGTTTAACTTGGTTTACTCCTAGTGAAGACCGCATGGACACTGGCTTATATAGCCGTGCTTATTTGGAAAATCAAATGGCTGTGGCTTTAGGTGGTCGTCTGGCTGAAGAAATCATTTTTGGTGAAGAGGAAGTGACTACTGGTGCTTCTAATGATTTACAGCAAGTGGCTAGAGTAGCTAAACAAATGATAACTCGGTTTGGGATGAGCGATCGCTTGGGTCCAGTAGCCCTTGGTCGTCAACAAGGAAATATGTTCCTGGGTCGAGATATTATGTCTGAGCGCGATTTCTCGGAAGAAACTGCTGCTGCTATTGACGAAGAAGTTCGGAAATTAGTTGATACTGCTTATATTCGAGCTAAAGAAGTATTAGTCAGTAACCGCAAGGTTTTAGATGAAATTGCTCAAATGCTGATAGATAAAGAAACCGTTGACGCTGAGGAATTACAACAAATCCTTGGTAATAACGATGTGAAAATGGCAGCTTTTGCGTAG
- a CDS encoding molybdopterin molybdotransferase MoeA yields MLSVKDAETIIFNHVQPLNQEHDLEVVDLLTAFHRILATPVISSLDFPHWDNSAMDGFAVRYEDVQNSTSENPTILEVVEEIPAGYQPQNTIQPGQAARIFTGAIIPKGADTVVMQEKTNLEKNWVSIFSAPQPQEFVRHQGDFYQAGKELLPAGIPLNAAEIAILAAAQLAEISVFRRLRVAIFSSGDELVTPEQTLKPGQIVDSNQYALVALVRELGAEVLMLGIVKDNQTALTETINYAINHADIVLSSGGVSVGDYDYIDNILASLGAEIHFRAVQMRPGKPLTFATFPNSLYFGLPGNPVSALVTFWRFVKPTIKKLSGINRGWESKFIKVKSHCELKSNGKMETYIWGNLKLNDGIYEFKQTSGNLNSGNLINLSQTNALAILPVGKTLISPGEETLVLRIG; encoded by the coding sequence ATGTTATCCGTTAAAGATGCAGAAACGATTATTTTCAATCATGTTCAACCTTTAAATCAAGAACATGATCTTGAAGTTGTTGATTTATTGACAGCATTTCACCGAATTTTAGCAACTCCTGTAATTAGTTCTTTAGATTTTCCCCATTGGGATAATTCCGCAATGGATGGTTTTGCAGTGCGTTATGAAGATGTGCAAAATTCCACTTCTGAAAATCCGACAATTTTAGAAGTTGTCGAAGAGATTCCCGCAGGATATCAACCTCAAAATACTATTCAACCAGGACAAGCAGCAAGGATTTTCACTGGTGCAATAATCCCAAAAGGTGCGGATACTGTAGTTATGCAGGAAAAAACTAATTTAGAGAAAAACTGGGTTTCTATTTTTTCTGCACCGCAACCGCAGGAATTTGTTAGACACCAAGGAGACTTTTACCAAGCAGGAAAAGAACTTTTACCAGCAGGAATTCCCCTCAATGCAGCGGAAATTGCGATTTTAGCGGCTGCACAATTGGCAGAAATCAGTGTTTTCCGTCGTCTGCGAGTGGCAATTTTTTCAAGTGGTGACGAATTAGTAACACCAGAACAAACCCTAAAACCTGGACAGATAGTAGATTCTAACCAATATGCTTTAGTTGCTTTGGTGAGAGAATTGGGTGCAGAAGTGTTAATGTTAGGAATTGTTAAAGATAATCAAACTGCTTTAACAGAAACTATAAATTACGCCATTAATCATGCGGATATAGTTCTTTCTTCTGGTGGAGTTTCCGTAGGTGATTATGATTATATTGATAATATATTAGCATCTTTGGGGGCAGAAATTCATTTTCGCGCCGTGCAAATGCGTCCAGGAAAACCTCTGACATTTGCCACATTTCCCAACTCCCTTTATTTTGGTTTACCAGGAAATCCCGTTTCGGCTTTAGTGACATTTTGGCGATTTGTAAAACCGACAATTAAAAAACTTTCAGGAATTAATCGAGGTTGGGAAAGTAAATTTATCAAAGTAAAATCCCATTGCGAATTAAAATCTAACGGAAAAATGGAAACTTATATTTGGGGTAATTTAAAATTAAATGATGGTATTTACGAATTTAAGCAAACAAGTGGTAACTTAAATTCAGGGAACTTAATTAACTTATCCCAAACTAATGCTTTAGCCATTTTACCAGTCGGAAAAACCCTAATTTCACCAGGAGAAGAAACCTTAGTTTTGCGAATAGGATAA
- the petA gene encoding cytochrome f: MRNALTPARLTRTAKAMVNTLLIAIATVTFLFTSDIAVPQTAAAYPFWAQQTAPATPREATGRIVCANCHLAAKPTEVEIPQSVLPDTVFKAVVKIPYDTTVQQVGADGSKVGLNVGAVLMLPEGFKIAPEDRIPEEMKAEVGDMTFTPYNDTTDNVVIVGPLPGEEYQEIVFPILSPNPATDKNIHFGKYSVHVGGNRGRGQVYPTGEKSNNNLFNASAAGTISKIAQTEDEDGNVKNLISITTATGDVVTDTVPVGPELIVTQGQAVAIGDALTNNPNVGGFGQRDAEIVLQDSSRVTWLVAFICLVMMAQIMLVLKKKQVEKVQAAEMNF; encoded by the coding sequence ATGAGAAATGCCCTTACACCTGCGAGGTTAACTCGCACTGCTAAAGCAATGGTTAATACATTGCTTATAGCGATCGCTACTGTTACCTTTTTATTCACTAGCGATATAGCCGTCCCACAAACTGCCGCTGCCTATCCCTTTTGGGCGCAACAAACCGCTCCTGCCACCCCCCGCGAAGCCACAGGGCGAATTGTTTGCGCTAACTGTCACCTAGCTGCTAAACCCACAGAAGTAGAAATTCCTCAATCTGTACTTCCTGACACTGTATTTAAAGCCGTTGTCAAAATCCCTTACGATACCACCGTGCAACAAGTTGGTGCTGATGGTTCTAAGGTTGGTTTAAATGTTGGTGCTGTATTAATGTTGCCCGAAGGCTTCAAGATTGCCCCAGAAGATCGCATTCCTGAAGAAATGAAAGCAGAAGTGGGTGATATGACATTCACCCCTTACAACGACACCACAGATAATGTTGTCATTGTTGGTCCATTACCCGGTGAAGAATATCAAGAAATCGTCTTCCCGATTCTTTCTCCTAACCCCGCCACAGACAAAAATATCCACTTTGGCAAATACTCTGTTCATGTAGGCGGTAATCGCGGACGTGGACAAGTTTACCCCACAGGTGAGAAGAGCAATAATAACTTATTCAACGCTTCTGCTGCCGGTACAATTAGCAAAATTGCTCAAACAGAAGATGAAGACGGTAACGTTAAGAATCTAATTAGCATCACAACCGCAACTGGTGATGTTGTTACCGATACAGTTCCCGTTGGACCTGAATTAATTGTGACTCAAGGACAAGCCGTTGCCATTGGTGATGCTTTAACCAACAACCCCAATGTTGGTGGTTTTGGTCAAAGAGATGCAGAAATTGTTTTGCAAGACTCTTCTAGAGTTACATGGTTAGTTGCCTTTATCTGTTTAGTGATGATGGCACAAATCATGCTAGTTCTCAAGAAGAAACAAGTAGAAAAAGTCCAAGCTGCGGAAATGAATTTCTAA